The Lichenihabitans psoromatis genome contains a region encoding:
- a CDS encoding GNAT family N-acetyltransferase: MKATLITDGAMLEAIAPEWEALWRRGGGTTPFSSPAWLLPWWEVFRPGDLFTVAVRHDDRLVALAPLYREDGPWGRRLLPLGISVSDYSDVLIDPEHREAAGAALLALLHDHQPLWDLWSAEEAPPDAAVLTLLWGASWTATIEPHSACPVLMLPRTVADLPAAIPARTMRKWRMAQNRVGRRAWRIERAEPAHWRPLLDDLFALHQQRWISRNQPGVLADADVRRFHQRAVPRLLEAGLLRLSRLSIDDRVAGAYYGFDQGLRSFAYIGGFDPAFAFESPGTILLGAAIEAATHRGASEFHFLRGQELYKYGWGAVDRWNQRLTMKDRA, from the coding sequence AGGCCATCGCCCCGGAGTGGGAGGCGCTCTGGCGGCGCGGGGGCGGCACGACGCCGTTCAGTTCCCCCGCCTGGCTGCTGCCCTGGTGGGAGGTCTTCAGGCCGGGCGACCTGTTCACGGTCGCGGTTCGGCACGACGATCGCCTCGTGGCGCTCGCGCCGCTTTATCGCGAGGATGGGCCCTGGGGTCGTCGCCTCCTGCCGCTCGGCATCTCGGTCAGCGATTACTCCGATGTGCTGATCGACCCCGAACATCGAGAGGCGGCCGGCGCGGCCCTGCTCGCCCTCCTGCATGACCATCAGCCGCTATGGGACCTTTGGTCGGCCGAAGAAGCGCCACCGGATGCAGCGGTTTTGACGCTCCTCTGGGGGGCGAGTTGGACCGCGACGATCGAGCCGCACAGCGCCTGCCCGGTTCTGATGCTGCCCCGAACAGTCGCGGATTTGCCAGCCGCCATCCCAGCCAGAACGATGCGAAAGTGGCGTATGGCTCAAAATCGGGTTGGCCGCCGGGCCTGGCGCATCGAGAGGGCCGAGCCGGCCCATTGGCGGCCCCTGCTGGACGACCTTTTCGCTCTGCACCAGCAACGCTGGATCAGCCGCAATCAGCCAGGCGTTCTCGCCGACGCGGATGTGCGCCGATTTCACCAGCGCGCCGTCCCGCGCCTGCTTGAAGCGGGCCTCCTTCGGCTGTCCCGGTTGAGCATCGACGATCGCGTGGCTGGCGCTTATTACGGCTTCGATCAGGGGTTGCGGTCCTTCGCCTATATCGGCGGGTTCGATCCCGCCTTCGCGTTCGAGAGTCCTGGCACGATCTTGCTCGGTGCCGCAATCGAGGCCGCGACCCATCGCGGCGCGAGCGAATTCCATTTTCTGCGGGGCCAGGAGCTTTACAAATACGGCTGGGGTGCCGTCGATCGTTGGAATCAGCGGCTCACGATGAAGGACCGCGCATGA